The nucleotide sequence CCAGACATTGAGGACACGCGCTTAACTGAGGCCTTGTCAATTTTATGTTGGCCCTCCGCTTATCTCTCCTGGCTTTTGATATTTTATGTTTTGGATTCGGCATTTTATTCTCCTTATTTTTCTTTTAATATCTTTTTAAAAATTTTTTCCATCGAACCCGGCGTGTCTTCATCCTTTAAACAGGAACAGTCGGACACGTTCCAGTCGATTCCACAGCGGGGGCATAACCCCTTGCACGTTGGTGAACAAAGGGGTCTCATCGGAAATTCCAGGAGGACCTGTTCCCTGATCATTTCGTCGAGAACGATCGAAGAGCCCTCATAATAGTTTTCATCCGGGTTATCGAGTTCTTCCTTTTCTTGACTGAAATCAGAAACTTCTGCTTTCTTTTTTAAAGAAGATCGGTTCGCCCTGGTTTCCTCCTGTTTTTTGTGATAAGCGGGACGGGGCGGGTTTTTGGGCACAAAAATCTGGTCAAAATCGATCGCCAGGGGGAGAAAAAAGTTTTTGGAACATCGTCCGCATTGAAAAGAGGGGGTCGCGTTTATTCTTCCCCTCGCAATAATTGTTTTTGCTGTCTTGTAAAGGAACGCCTGAACGTCGATAACTCCCTTAAACTCAATATCCGGGGAAAGATGAATGTTCGCAGGGTCTTCCTGGTAGGAAATTTCCTTTCCTTCCTCAGGAATATGAAGTATGTCAATCAGCATGAGAAACCTAACGAATAGAGTTAAACGATGGATTATATCGGGCGGGAGCCTTCATGTCAAGAAATTAGACCACTATTTTGGCAGACCTGGCGCGTTCGTTATATTATAAGGAGCGGTTGAAATAACGGAATCAACAAAGAGAGGGCTTACCCTAATGATGGTGGCCATGGTCATGATCCGTTTTATGAGATTTTTCACCTTTTTTCATTCCGGATGGAGCAACGAAAACAAAAAGCGTTAAACGGCTATTGCCTGTGTTTTTAACTCCATGATCGATCCCCCCTTCGGCCAACACCACCATATCTTTAGAAAGGTGTTTCTCTTCGCTGCCGACTTTAAAACTTCCTGTTCCCTCCAAAACCAGGTAGACCTTATCCTGATCGTCATGACTGTGGACTTTTTGCTCCTGGCCCGGCTCGAAACAATAAACATCGCAAACCAGTCTGGACGTTTCGAACAGATTGTTTTTTTTCATTTTTTCCGAAGAAAAGGAAACGGCATCTTTTAAATTTTTAAAGGGCATTGTTTTTTCCTATTTTGATGAATAAATATTTAACCTGGGGCTAAGTCTTTAGTTTTTTATTTAATCTTTTCTCGACACTTTCAACCTTGCTATCGAGACGCCCTGTTTTTCCTTTGCGATAATCCACCTTGATGGTCGTTGAAATCCGATTGCAATCCTTCGACATCTGGTGAAAGCATTTCTTTACGACGTCAAAAACCTCATCCCATTCGCCTTCAAGGACGGTTCCCATTGGATTCAAACGGTAGTCTACACCACTTTCGTCGATAATCTTCAGGGACCGGGAAACATACTCCCCGACGCTCTCTCCCTTGTCTAACGGGGACATGCTGAACTCCAAAAGCACCATGACCCAAATCCTCTTTTAGCGTGTATTCAAAGGAAAAATGGCCGTATAATGAAAAAGCTGTCTTGGCTGTTTTCCAATTTCGAGTTTAATAAAATTCTCGGTATCATACCATTTCAGAAGGAACAAATCAAATGGCTCGAATCGTCCATTTAACCACGTTAGAGCGAATTGAAAACCTCACCTCTTCCGTAAAAAGTTTTTTTCTGCGGCTTCCTCCCAATCAAAAACTCGAATTTAAAGCCGGGCAGTTTATTTCCGTCCATGTTCCAAGAGAAAACAGGGTTATCCGGAAACCTTACTCCATTGCCTCCCCTCCCTTCGACCCAACGCTCCTGGAAATCTGCATCAAAAGGGTGGAAGGGGGTTTTGTCTCCAACACTTTTTTTTCTTACCGGGAGGGAGTCATCATTCCGGTTGACGGACCGGATGGCGTTTTTATTTTGAGGAATCCGTCTCAATTTGACCTTTTTTTCATCGGCGCTGGAACCGGAATCGCCCCTTTAAGAAGTATGGTCCAATCCCTCTTACATGAGGGCTTTTCCAAGCGAGTTTGCCTGATTTTCGGGGTCCGGACTGAAACCGAAATTTTATATGAAAGAGAATTTAGGGCCCTGGAGAAGAGACACGCAAATTTTCAATTTGTCCCTACCTTAAGCCGTCCGCTCCATTGGACGAGAGAAACAGGCTATGTCCAGGAAAAAATCGACAAATTTATCGGAAACGGTGAAGGAAAACAGGCGTATGTCTGCGGCCTGCCGCCGATGGTCGACGCCGTCAAAGAAAAGCTGAAATCAATCGGTTTCAACCGGAA is from Nitrospirota bacterium and encodes:
- the rpmF gene encoding 50S ribosomal protein L32, which encodes MPNPKHKISKARRDKRRANIKLTRPQLSACPQCLEPKLPHKVCLNCGTYKGKEMIAIQEV
- a CDS encoding DUF177 domain-containing protein, whose amino-acid sequence is MLIDILHIPEEGKEISYQEDPANIHLSPDIEFKGVIDVQAFLYKTAKTIIARGRINATPSFQCGRCSKNFFLPLAIDFDQIFVPKNPPRPAYHKKQEETRANRSSLKKKAEVSDFSQEKEELDNPDENYYEGSSIVLDEMIREQVLLEFPMRPLCSPTCKGLCPRCGIDWNVSDCSCLKDEDTPGSMEKIFKKILKEK
- a CDS encoding cupin domain-containing protein, which produces MPFKNLKDAVSFSSEKMKKNNLFETSRLVCDVYCFEPGQEQKVHSHDDQDKVYLVLEGTGSFKVGSEEKHLSKDMVVLAEGGIDHGVKNTGNSRLTLFVFVAPSGMKKGEKSHKTDHDHGHHH
- a CDS encoding MTH1187 family thiamine-binding protein, translated to MVLLEFSMSPLDKGESVGEYVSRSLKIIDESGVDYRLNPMGTVLEGEWDEVFDVVKKCFHQMSKDCNRISTTIKVDYRKGKTGRLDSKVESVEKRLNKKLKT